From the Bermanella sp. WJH001 genome, one window contains:
- a CDS encoding carboxylesterase, translated as MSSFDCIEIKPKAGPANAAIIWLHGLGASGDDFAPMAKHLHLDSSIAMHYVLPHAPLRNVTINGGARMPAWYDLEIHGVERKANLEDLAQSRDQVLAKIEALIAAGINHKRIIIAGFSQGGAVAYDTLFHCQHALGGVMPMSTYIADVDAVQHCKFKQTPVWLSHGTLDDVVPKGLGDRAFENLKKAGFEPTMSEYQMAHNVCPSQLKDIQAFIHKVLA; from the coding sequence ATGAGTTCTTTTGATTGCATTGAAATAAAACCAAAAGCAGGCCCAGCCAATGCTGCAATTATTTGGCTACATGGCCTAGGTGCCAGCGGAGATGATTTTGCGCCTATGGCAAAACATCTGCATTTAGATAGCAGTATTGCCATGCATTATGTATTGCCCCATGCACCACTGCGAAATGTCACTATTAATGGCGGGGCGCGCATGCCTGCTTGGTATGATTTAGAGATTCATGGTGTTGAGCGTAAAGCAAATTTAGAGGACCTTGCGCAATCACGTGATCAAGTGCTGGCAAAAATTGAAGCGTTAATAGCTGCCGGTATTAATCATAAGCGGATTATCATTGCGGGGTTTTCTCAAGGCGGAGCCGTGGCCTATGACACCTTATTTCACTGTCAGCATGCCTTAGGGGGCGTTATGCCCATGAGTACCTATATTGCCGATGTAGACGCTGTACAGCATTGCAAATTCAAACAGACACCTGTTTGGTTGAGTCACGGCACATTAGATGATGTTGTACCAAAGGGATTAGGTGATCGTGCATTTGAAAATTTGAAAAAGGCAGGGTTTGAGCCAACCATGAGTGAGTATCAAATGGCGCACAATGTATGCCCATCACAATTAAAAGACATACAGGCGTTTATTCACAAGGTGCTGGCTTAA
- a CDS encoding SDR family NAD(P)-dependent oxidoreductase, producing the protein MNLNNKNIVITGAASGIGLAMLKALCKIPNVSIVASDINPCSESLPACVHFTQHDIANQQGIDALFDVALDNMGTIDLFIANAGFAYYEQTQQEDWQHIEKIYQCNTFSPIYTSQKMARINQGREYGVLITASFMGIYSLPGYSLYSSTKAALLSWADAYRREKQDNGHIMMLCPVATKTHFFDTTAPIPWPTQHAQDVAKAAIKGIKGNCKRIYPSKLSVLTLALNWIFPLVMPIYKSIEAFKFYKWLDAKNRQVKTK; encoded by the coding sequence ATGAACCTTAATAATAAAAATATCGTCATCACCGGAGCTGCATCAGGTATCGGCTTAGCCATGCTGAAGGCTCTGTGTAAAATTCCTAATGTTTCTATCGTGGCAAGTGACATTAACCCTTGTAGCGAATCATTACCCGCCTGTGTTCACTTCACCCAGCATGACATTGCCAATCAACAAGGAATTGATGCTCTATTTGACGTGGCCTTAGATAACATGGGCACAATTGATTTATTCATCGCCAACGCAGGGTTTGCCTATTACGAGCAAACCCAACAAGAAGATTGGCAACATATTGAGAAAATTTACCAATGCAATACGTTTAGCCCCATCTACACCAGTCAAAAAATGGCCCGCATTAATCAAGGACGTGAATACGGGGTATTAATCACCGCCAGTTTTATGGGGATTTACAGCCTGCCAGGTTATAGCCTTTACAGCTCAACCAAAGCCGCCCTGCTCTCTTGGGCTGATGCCTATCGTCGAGAAAAACAAGATAACGGGCATATCATGATGTTATGCCCAGTTGCCACTAAAACCCATTTCTTTGATACCACTGCCCCAATACCTTGGCCAACTCAACATGCCCAAGACGTAGCCAAAGCAGCCATAAAAGGAATCAAGGGCAATTGTAAACGCATATATCCAAGCAAACTCAGCGTGTTAACACTCGCCTTAAACTGGATATTTCCATTGGTTATGCCCATATACAAAAGCATAGAGGCCTTCAAATTTTATAAGTGGTTGGATGCTAAAAATAGACAGGTAAAAACTAAATAG
- a CDS encoding argininosuccinate synthase gives MSKINKIVLAYSGGLDTSVIAKWLQEEYQAEIVTFTADLGQGEELEPARKKAEAMGIKEIYIEDLREEFARDFVFPMFRANAIYEGEYYLGTSIARPLIAKRLIEIANETGADAISHGATGKGNDQVRFELGAYALKPGVQVIAPWREWDLNSREKLMAYCAEHGIQVENKAGKKSPYSMDANLLHISYEGDLIENPWSEPEEDMWLWTKSPEAAPDTPTYLDITFKGGDIVAIDGKEMSPATVMEYLNKVAGENGIGRTDIVENRYVGMKARGCYETPAGFVMLKAHRAIESITLDRNAAHLKDELMPRYAELIYNGYWWSPERKMLQASIDETQTYVNGTVRVKLYKGNVIVVGRKSDDSLFDESIATFEDDAGAYDQKDAAGFIKLNALRLRIAAKKGRDLL, from the coding sequence ATGTCCAAGATCAATAAGATTGTTTTGGCCTACTCCGGTGGCTTGGATACTTCTGTAATCGCAAAATGGTTACAAGAAGAATACCAAGCTGAAATTGTAACTTTTACCGCTGACTTAGGTCAGGGCGAAGAGTTAGAGCCTGCGCGCAAAAAAGCCGAGGCCATGGGCATCAAAGAAATCTATATTGAAGACTTGCGCGAAGAGTTCGCCCGTGACTTCGTATTCCCAATGTTCCGTGCAAACGCCATTTATGAAGGCGAGTACTACTTAGGTACGTCGATCGCGCGTCCTTTAATCGCTAAGCGTTTAATTGAAATTGCTAACGAAACCGGCGCCGATGCTATTTCTCATGGCGCCACTGGTAAAGGTAACGACCAAGTACGTTTCGAGCTAGGTGCATATGCCCTTAAGCCAGGTGTACAAGTGATTGCGCCTTGGCGTGAGTGGGACTTGAACAGCCGTGAAAAACTAATGGCTTACTGTGCTGAGCACGGTATTCAAGTTGAAAACAAAGCGGGTAAAAAATCCCCTTACTCAATGGATGCTAACTTACTTCACATCTCTTATGAAGGTGACCTAATTGAAAATCCTTGGAGTGAGCCAGAAGAAGACATGTGGTTGTGGACTAAGTCTCCAGAAGCCGCTCCGGATACACCAACATATTTAGATATCACCTTCAAAGGTGGTGACATCGTTGCAATCGACGGCAAAGAAATGAGCCCAGCAACGGTTATGGAATACCTAAACAAAGTAGCGGGCGAAAACGGTATTGGTCGTACCGACATCGTTGAAAACCGTTATGTGGGTATGAAAGCACGTGGCTGTTACGAAACCCCAGCCGGTTTTGTTATGTTAAAAGCTCACCGCGCAATCGAGTCGATCACTCTTGACCGTAACGCAGCTCACTTAAAAGACGAGTTAATGCCTCGTTATGCTGAGTTAATTTACAACGGTTACTGGTGGAGCCCTGAGCGTAAGATGCTACAAGCGTCTATCGATGAGACACAAACCTATGTAAACGGTACAGTGCGCGTTAAACTTTATAAAGGTAACGTGATTGTGGTTGGCCGTAAGTCTGATGACTCTTTATTTGACGAAAGCATTGCAACGTTTGAAGACGATGCCGGTGCATACGATCAAAAAGACGCAGCGGGCTTCATTAAATTGAATGCATTACGTTTACGTATTGCTGCGAAAAAAGGCCGTGATTTACTTTAA
- a CDS encoding DUF3365 domain-containing protein: MHYLMILISILISQAALANDADTQKKEAARQIIQGFGSDLKQTLISSMKAQGPVAAITACNISAPAIASQHSQTPWQISRSSLKIRNPNNSPDAWLQQVLMSLEQRKENGEAISQLEYSEHRSDGWYFVKAIATTEPCLACHGEKVLPAVKEKLAELYPNDQATGFKLGDIRGVFVVKQETFKH, encoded by the coding sequence ATGCATTACCTCATGATTCTAATCTCGATATTGATATCCCAAGCCGCGCTGGCAAATGATGCCGATACTCAAAAAAAAGAAGCGGCTCGCCAAATCATTCAAGGCTTTGGCTCCGATCTCAAACAAACATTGATCTCATCAATGAAAGCTCAGGGCCCAGTAGCCGCTATTACTGCCTGCAACATTTCAGCCCCTGCCATCGCATCACAACATAGCCAAACACCTTGGCAGATCAGCCGCAGCTCATTAAAAATACGAAACCCAAACAACTCCCCGGATGCATGGTTACAACAAGTATTAATGTCATTAGAACAACGCAAAGAAAATGGCGAAGCCATCTCACAACTTGAATACAGCGAACATCGCAGCGACGGCTGGTACTTTGTAAAAGCCATTGCGACCACTGAGCCATGCCTTGCCTGTCACGGCGAAAAGGTATTGCCAGCGGTTAAAGAAAAACTCGCTGAGTTATATCCAAATGATCAAGCAACGGGCTTTAAATTAGGCGATATACGCGGTGTATTTGTGGTGAAGCAAGAAACCTTCAAACATTAA
- a CDS encoding insulinase family protein translates to MPTRNRTFFFAIFLAIVFSFFRGAFDDQPVTSSQDSKQYRYLELDNQLKVLLISDKTADHGAASLDVNVGSLQDPKARPGLAHFLEHMLFLGTKTYPTAGEYQSFISQHGGMHNAFTAAEHTNYFFQIDAKQLEGALDRFSRFFYEPLFTEEYVQREKNAVHSEYQSKYKDDYRRMQYVNKALMNPEHPASHFATGSLDTLSDNETSKVRDDLITFYERYYSANLMTLVVYGPQSLNELESWSKKRFDPIQNKQASVDSYPSELYLDLPKDVRIQPVKQLLSLSFIFPLNDAVTDYKKKPTQYIGHLLGHEGEGSLLAWLKQQGWAEGLSAGLGSNMNNNSTLQINISLTEKGLNHTDEISAQLFAYIKLIENQGINQWVFEEEKQLSHLQFTFAPGQKPANLVQGLSMNMHEYKTKDILQGPYLWDEFDANRIQQLLAKLTPENSIRTLIAPGVETNQVETWFAAPYAVEAISQEKLDAWKTAELADGLHLPAANPFIPQDISILPDTKQSHPKYIKQENDLQLWHMQDTSFNAPQSSILVNLRSPLIQQSAHNQVMLDAWVKMLNDHLNSFSYPALLAGQEYSLYGHMRGLGIRMYGYRDKQDTLLEKIVHELNQFKANDAQWLQAQQELVRAYENALQQKPFERSIAQLNQELIQPSFDEQALLTALKQSNLNDVNEFSMQFFDKLEVVVLGHGNIDQVQLMNASKTIKKALLENSHKTTVERKHVLQLPARLSEQVINTEHNDNAMTWYVQAKTDTLKERATMGLLGQIVRSPYYTYMRTEKKYGYIVFATPYPMIDQGGLAFIVQSPTADSQTLLNESQQFLQGYVSEIRNMSEEDFAAHQQGLITNLLKKPLNLKEKSNQFWSEIDRNNSQFNTQQTLADFIAELDKETVASYLEQHVLADTSKTLLLHYDGQK, encoded by the coding sequence ATGCCTACACGCAATCGCACGTTTTTCTTTGCCATCTTTTTGGCGATTGTATTCAGCTTTTTTCGCGGCGCATTTGATGACCAACCTGTCACCAGTAGCCAAGACAGCAAGCAATACCGTTATCTAGAACTAGATAACCAACTGAAAGTATTGCTCATCAGCGATAAAACAGCTGATCACGGGGCCGCAAGCCTTGACGTGAATGTAGGCAGTTTACAAGACCCTAAAGCGCGCCCAGGTCTTGCTCACTTTCTAGAACATATGCTTTTTTTAGGCACCAAAACCTACCCCACAGCAGGTGAATATCAAAGCTTCATCAGTCAACATGGCGGCATGCACAACGCTTTTACCGCCGCAGAACACACCAACTATTTTTTCCAAATTGACGCCAAACAACTTGAAGGCGCTTTAGATCGATTTAGCCGCTTCTTCTACGAACCACTATTCACAGAAGAATACGTACAACGAGAAAAAAATGCGGTACATAGCGAGTACCAGTCTAAATACAAAGACGACTATCGTCGTATGCAATACGTTAACAAAGCGTTAATGAACCCAGAACACCCTGCTAGCCACTTTGCCACCGGCAGCCTTGATACCTTGAGTGATAATGAAACCAGTAAAGTGCGGGATGACTTAATTACGTTTTATGAGCGCTACTACAGCGCTAACTTAATGACCCTAGTGGTTTATGGGCCTCAGTCTTTAAACGAATTAGAAAGCTGGTCAAAAAAACGATTTGATCCCATTCAAAACAAGCAAGCAAGCGTCGACTCTTATCCAAGTGAGTTATATTTAGACTTACCAAAAGATGTGCGCATTCAACCTGTAAAACAGTTGTTAAGCTTAAGTTTTATTTTTCCACTGAACGATGCCGTAACTGATTACAAGAAAAAACCAACGCAATATATTGGTCACTTACTGGGTCATGAAGGTGAAGGCAGTTTATTAGCATGGTTAAAACAACAAGGATGGGCAGAAGGATTAAGTGCCGGTCTTGGCAGCAACATGAACAATAACAGTACCCTGCAAATCAATATTAGTCTGACTGAAAAAGGGTTAAATCATACTGATGAAATCAGTGCTCAGTTATTTGCTTACATTAAATTGATTGAAAACCAAGGTATCAACCAATGGGTTTTTGAAGAAGAAAAACAACTGAGCCATTTACAATTTACCTTTGCACCTGGCCAAAAACCTGCCAACTTAGTGCAAGGGTTAAGCATGAACATGCACGAATACAAAACCAAAGACATCCTGCAAGGCCCGTATCTTTGGGATGAATTTGACGCCAACCGTATCCAACAACTGCTAGCTAAACTGACGCCTGAAAATAGCATTCGTACATTAATTGCACCTGGGGTAGAAACCAATCAAGTTGAAACATGGTTTGCAGCGCCTTATGCGGTTGAAGCCATTTCCCAAGAAAAATTAGACGCTTGGAAAACCGCCGAACTGGCTGACGGTTTACACTTACCTGCCGCTAACCCGTTTATTCCACAAGATATTAGTATCTTACCTGACACCAAACAATCTCACCCAAAATACATCAAACAAGAAAATGATCTGCAACTGTGGCACATGCAAGACACTAGTTTTAATGCCCCGCAAAGCAGTATTTTAGTCAACCTAAGGTCACCACTTATTCAACAAAGTGCCCACAACCAAGTCATGCTTGACGCTTGGGTTAAAATGTTAAACGATCACTTAAATAGCTTTAGCTACCCTGCACTTTTGGCGGGGCAAGAATACAGCTTATACGGCCATATGCGAGGCCTTGGCATACGCATGTATGGTTACCGCGACAAACAAGACACGTTACTTGAAAAAATTGTGCATGAATTAAATCAATTCAAAGCCAATGACGCACAATGGCTTCAGGCGCAACAAGAATTAGTTCGTGCCTATGAAAACGCGTTACAGCAAAAGCCATTTGAGCGCTCAATTGCACAGCTCAATCAAGAGTTGATACAACCCAGTTTTGATGAACAAGCTCTACTTACTGCGCTAAAACAATCCAACTTAAATGACGTTAACGAATTCAGCATGCAGTTTTTTGACAAACTTGAAGTGGTGGTATTGGGTCATGGCAATATTGATCAAGTACAGTTGATGAATGCTTCAAAAACCATCAAAAAAGCACTGTTAGAAAATAGCCACAAAACCACGGTAGAACGTAAACATGTACTGCAATTACCTGCTCGATTGAGCGAGCAAGTCATAAATACCGAACACAACGACAACGCCATGACATGGTACGTACAAGCAAAAACAGACACACTGAAAGAACGTGCCACCATGGGTTTACTTGGCCAAATCGTACGCTCCCCTTACTACACGTACATGCGTACCGAGAAGAAATACGGCTACATCGTATTTGCAACCCCTTACCCTATGATTGATCAAGGCGGCCTTGCTTTTATTGTGCAATCACCAACGGCTGACTCTCAAACCTTACTCAATGAAAGCCAGCAGTTTTTGCAAGGTTACGTTAGTGAGATTCGTAACATGAGCGAAGAGGATTTTGCCGCTCATCAGCAAGGGTTAATCACTAATCTACTTAAAAAACCTCTGAACTTAAAAGAGAAAAGTAATCAGTTCTGGAGCGAGATTGACCGCAACAATTCGCAATTTAATACCCAGCAAACGCTAGCTGACTTTATTGCAGAATTAGATAAAGAAACCGTTGCCAGTTACCTTGAGCAACATGTACTGGCGGATACCAGTAAAACTTTATTGCTACATTATGATGGGCAGAAATAA
- a CDS encoding diguanylate cyclase — translation MANILIVDDIPANLQILNVHLSDEDYDVIESQSGKEALEVLNKDPDGVDLILLDVMMPVMSGLEVLAEIKKNPLTNNIPIILITANADDENVAEGLDMGAFDYIIKPYSLVVLLARVRTALREKERQDLLEKWATTDPLTGLMNRRHFFELAERELEQTRRSSRPLSFIMLDIDHFKQVNDSYGHLVGDAAIIQLAELLKQQLRKVDFCGRYGGEEFVLCLPDTPLQGALEVAERIRKDVLTLQIDSLEGQTINISISLGIAENNQDASVEEILKRADKALYQAKEAGRNQSKSA, via the coding sequence ATGGCCAATATCTTAATCGTTGACGATATCCCCGCGAACTTGCAGATTTTAAACGTGCATTTGAGCGATGAGGATTATGATGTCATTGAAAGCCAAAGTGGCAAAGAGGCGCTTGAGGTCCTAAATAAAGACCCGGATGGTGTCGACTTAATCCTGCTCGACGTTATGATGCCTGTCATGAGTGGTCTTGAAGTACTGGCCGAAATTAAGAAAAACCCCCTAACCAATAACATTCCCATTATTCTAATAACCGCCAATGCTGATGATGAAAACGTCGCAGAAGGTTTGGATATGGGTGCGTTTGATTACATCATCAAGCCTTACAGCCTAGTGGTTTTACTGGCTAGGGTCAGAACCGCCCTAAGAGAAAAAGAGCGCCAAGATCTATTAGAAAAATGGGCAACCACAGACCCATTAACAGGTCTCATGAATCGTCGTCACTTTTTTGAACTGGCCGAACGAGAACTCGAACAAACCCGCCGCTCCTCCAGACCCCTTTCATTTATCATGCTCGACATCGACCACTTTAAACAGGTGAATGATAGTTATGGCCACCTAGTAGGAGACGCAGCAATCATTCAACTGGCAGAATTGCTCAAACAACAACTGCGCAAAGTGGACTTTTGTGGGCGCTATGGTGGCGAAGAGTTTGTACTGTGTTTACCAGACACACCGCTTCAAGGGGCACTGGAAGTGGCTGAACGCATCCGTAAAGATGTTTTAACACTCCAAATAGACAGTCTTGAAGGTCAAACAATTAATATCTCAATTAGCCTAGGGATTGCCGAAAATAACCAAGACGCCAGCGTTGAAGAGATCCTCAAACGCGCAGACAAAGCGCTATACCAAGCCAAAGAAGCAGGCCGTAACCAATCTAAAAGCGCTTAA
- a CDS encoding response regulator → MTLLAYTLLMQQIQGLQVIARLVSVLMIFWSTRVSALQVQSIQLETEGELMSAWIWAVVALGLIGVAWLIFFVRRTYLNLIKDQAKMQAIWSNIPDVLTEVDKDGVILALNQTLSADTPVESIVGTSSFAYLNEEGKALFRQHLQQAINTGHLCQYELTVQVNGQTRFIHNRITPIITDNETRALVISSDVTRYKEAQRVLQQDKLQTERELQGKAKFLLNISQEMRGPMTVLKDTLLQIKSQQAEVGENQIHTMQASIEHLAQIIDDVAVLSQKPSGDKTVESVSTSLWHVVDDLEALYLPQAAQEQVKLAVKHDVLPHYIQTDAFRLRQVLYNLMSCHLGICEQGLIEFSIHQTELANEPVLQFTLSNDVDEQYAGQWAAMFNHGLEDAKVACLDSASVDAFQICKNLAAHLQGLLGAKTLGGGKIEQWFILPLKWLKPNDSFSVLRHKPIVLAINDEVDRVWFRVFFQSMQLPFQEVTGDLIPKDISLLVSDYSQSKDSQWLWWLGEDYELTAAHGTCLTAPYRRETLYYRLTDYQASQSGEVGDSQPGRILLVEDNLNNQLVIKRTLEKLGYDVVVANNGEEGVAQFLATQVDCVIMDIQMPIMDGIEATRQIRQLDRPYVPVIALTANSQKEMEEACFAVGMDSFLTKPISRQVIQATLEEFLGKHPPAQDSRRVN, encoded by the coding sequence ATGACATTGCTTGCCTATACTTTACTCATGCAGCAAATTCAGGGGCTACAAGTGATTGCTCGGCTAGTAAGTGTGTTGATGATTTTTTGGAGCACACGGGTCTCAGCATTACAGGTTCAAAGTATTCAGCTGGAGACTGAAGGCGAACTGATGTCTGCTTGGATCTGGGCGGTTGTCGCTTTGGGCCTGATTGGCGTGGCGTGGCTGATTTTCTTTGTAAGGCGAACTTATCTTAACTTGATTAAAGATCAAGCTAAGATGCAGGCCATTTGGTCAAATATTCCGGATGTGCTGACTGAGGTGGACAAAGATGGGGTTATTCTGGCTCTCAACCAGACCTTAAGTGCTGATACCCCTGTTGAGTCCATCGTGGGCACCAGTAGTTTTGCTTATTTAAACGAAGAAGGAAAAGCACTCTTTAGGCAGCATTTACAGCAGGCTATTAATACAGGCCATCTGTGTCAGTACGAATTAACCGTTCAAGTGAATGGTCAGACTCGGTTTATCCATAATCGTATTACGCCAATTATTACCGATAATGAAACTAGGGCATTAGTCATATCCAGTGATGTAACCCGTTATAAAGAAGCACAGCGTGTGTTGCAGCAAGACAAACTCCAGACCGAGCGTGAATTACAAGGTAAGGCTAAGTTTTTATTAAACATTAGCCAAGAAATGCGCGGCCCCATGACCGTGCTTAAAGATACCTTGCTGCAGATCAAATCCCAGCAAGCTGAAGTAGGTGAAAATCAAATACATACCATGCAGGCCAGCATAGAGCACCTAGCACAAATCATTGACGATGTTGCTGTGCTGTCGCAAAAGCCAAGTGGAGACAAAACGGTTGAGTCTGTTAGTACGAGTTTGTGGCACGTTGTGGATGACTTGGAGGCTTTGTACCTTCCGCAAGCGGCTCAAGAGCAGGTCAAACTAGCGGTCAAACACGATGTGTTGCCCCATTATATTCAAACGGATGCGTTTCGCTTACGTCAAGTTCTGTATAACTTAATGAGCTGTCACTTGGGCATATGTGAGCAAGGTTTGATTGAATTTAGCATCCATCAAACCGAGTTGGCCAACGAACCTGTGCTTCAGTTTACGCTGAGTAATGACGTTGATGAACAGTACGCTGGTCAATGGGCTGCCATGTTTAATCATGGTTTGGAAGATGCCAAAGTGGCCTGTTTGGATAGCGCCAGTGTGGATGCATTTCAGATCTGTAAAAACCTTGCTGCTCATCTACAAGGTTTATTGGGTGCCAAGACCCTAGGAGGCGGAAAAATAGAGCAATGGTTTATTTTACCGCTTAAGTGGCTTAAGCCTAATGATTCATTTTCAGTGCTTCGCCATAAGCCGATAGTGTTGGCGATTAATGATGAAGTTGATCGTGTTTGGTTTAGGGTGTTTTTTCAATCTATGCAATTGCCGTTTCAAGAAGTCACTGGTGATTTGATTCCAAAAGATATTAGTTTATTAGTTAGTGATTATTCACAATCTAAAGATAGTCAGTGGCTTTGGTGGCTAGGAGAGGACTACGAATTGACAGCCGCTCACGGCACCTGCTTAACGGCCCCTTATCGAAGAGAAACCCTTTATTATCGATTAACGGATTATCAAGCCAGCCAATCAGGTGAGGTAGGTGATAGCCAACCTGGGCGTATTTTACTGGTTGAAGATAATTTAAATAATCAATTGGTCATCAAGCGTACACTTGAAAAACTTGGGTATGACGTAGTGGTTGCCAACAATGGCGAAGAGGGCGTGGCGCAATTTTTAGCCACACAGGTTGATTGCGTCATAATGGATATACAAATGCCAATTATGGATGGCATTGAAGCCACTAGGCAAATTCGCCAACTGGATAGACCGTATGTACCGGTTATTGCGTTAACGGCTAATAGCCAAAAAGAAATGGAAGAGGCGTGTTTTGCGGTGGGCATGGACAGCTTTTTAACGAAACCTATTTCTCGCCAAGTTATACAGGCCACGCTTGAAGAGTTTTTAGGTAAACATCCCCCAGCGCAAGACTCACGCCGGGTTAACTAG
- a CDS encoding 1-acyl-sn-glycerol-3-phosphate acyltransferase, with the protein MNSPSFDDIRAYHDHEVNAVLASLLEDSEFLQFVAQHQFPYLHRFLPRWTQQRIQAGLQKHFKHIDSIQTWQSQLAPHVEKLMAKTIDEFEVRGLEHLEKDKTYVFISNHRDIAMDPLLVNFALLKAGLTTSKVAIGDNLLGRQFVAKLMRLNKSFVVKRSVSGRREKLQAVQDLSEYIHQCIRSNQHVWIAQKEGRAKDGLDYTDTAVLKMMHMAGRKLGWEFNQSMDFLNIIPVTISYEWDPCDLDKAKERLTVAQVGRYEKSHDEDFKSILKGLQGHKGKVVLHFSPVLKLNSNIAEHWSDAIDDNIHQNYHVFENNKLAMSLLGDAKNSPDPQHKMLTLWNKRFKSLDDDVMANIKQYYAQPIMLKNKARLNVKD; encoded by the coding sequence ATGAATTCTCCGTCTTTTGATGATATTCGTGCCTATCATGATCATGAAGTGAATGCGGTGCTGGCATCGTTACTTGAAGATAGTGAGTTTTTACAATTTGTGGCTCAGCATCAGTTTCCGTATTTACATCGATTTTTACCTCGCTGGACCCAGCAGCGCATTCAAGCGGGATTACAAAAACACTTTAAGCATATTGATAGCATTCAAACATGGCAAAGTCAGCTGGCCCCTCACGTTGAAAAGCTTATGGCTAAAACCATTGACGAGTTTGAAGTAAGAGGACTTGAACACTTAGAAAAAGACAAAACCTATGTGTTTATTAGCAATCATCGTGATATTGCAATGGATCCTCTATTGGTGAATTTTGCTTTGCTGAAGGCCGGTTTAACAACCAGTAAAGTGGCGATTGGTGATAATTTATTAGGGCGTCAGTTTGTTGCAAAATTAATGCGCTTGAATAAAAGTTTTGTCGTGAAGCGTTCTGTGTCTGGGCGCCGAGAGAAACTGCAAGCGGTGCAGGATTTATCGGAATATATACATCAGTGCATTCGCTCTAATCAGCATGTGTGGATCGCGCAAAAAGAAGGTCGTGCTAAAGATGGGCTAGATTATACCGATACTGCTGTTTTAAAAATGATGCATATGGCGGGGCGAAAGTTAGGTTGGGAATTTAATCAAAGCATGGACTTTTTAAATATCATCCCCGTGACAATTAGTTATGAATGGGACCCATGCGATCTTGATAAAGCAAAAGAGCGTTTGACGGTTGCACAAGTGGGTCGTTATGAAAAATCTCACGATGAAGATTTTAAAAGCATCTTAAAAGGATTGCAGGGCCACAAAGGAAAAGTGGTGCTGCACTTTAGCCCAGTATTGAAGCTTAATAGTAATATTGCAGAGCACTGGAGTGATGCGATTGATGATAATATCCATCAAAATTATCACGTATTTGAGAATAACAAGTTGGCTATGAGTTTATTGGGCGACGCTAAAAATAGCCCAGACCCTCAGCATAAAATGTTAACCCTTTGGAATAAACGATTTAAGTCATTGGATGATGATGTGATGGCGAATATCAAACAATATTATGCTCAGCCGATCATGTTAAAGAATAAGGCAAGATTAAATGTTAAAGACTAA
- a CDS encoding response regulator, producing the protein MALDVKDLTVLLIEPSSTQSKFLKNAMAHHAIEKVDVCVTGAEALKYAEVHQPDLIISAMYYDDMNAIELVTKLRSNPNTQDLNFMLVSSESDKKMLDDIKQAGVLALLPKPFDQRDFLTALNAAKDTIEVDTIELDDIEIESLKALIVDDSLTARKHIIRLLNACGIEQTVQAENGLEAIEILQNEPVDFIISDYNMPHMNGEELANYLRQSEYSYLPILMVTSEQDSSRLSAVRQAGVCALFDKTIVPASLKDALRAALSS; encoded by the coding sequence ATGGCATTAGATGTCAAAGATCTCACGGTACTTTTAATTGAGCCTTCGAGCACACAAAGTAAATTTCTTAAAAATGCAATGGCACATCATGCCATAGAAAAAGTAGATGTCTGTGTCACCGGTGCTGAGGCTTTAAAATATGCCGAAGTGCACCAGCCGGATCTCATTATCAGTGCCATGTATTATGATGACATGAATGCCATTGAGTTAGTGACTAAGCTGCGCAGCAACCCTAACACTCAAGACTTAAATTTCATGCTGGTTTCCAGCGAATCCGACAAAAAAATGCTCGATGATATCAAGCAAGCAGGTGTACTTGCATTGCTGCCTAAACCGTTTGATCAGCGTGATTTTTTAACTGCCCTCAATGCCGCAAAAGATACCATTGAGGTAGACACAATCGAGCTTGACGACATAGAGATTGAATCCTTAAAAGCTTTGATCGTAGATGATTCTTTAACAGCAAGAAAACACATTATTCGGCTTCTTAATGCATGTGGCATAGAACAAACCGTACAAGCTGAAAATGGCCTTGAAGCCATAGAAATACTGCAAAATGAACCCGTAGATTTTATTATCAGTGACTACAATATGCCGCACATGAATGGTGAAGAGTTAGCCAACTACTTGCGACAATCTGAGTACTCATATCTGCCCATTTTAATGGTCACCAGTGAGCAAGACTCCAGCCGTCTCAGTGCCGTGCGTCAAGCTGGTGTTTGTGCATTGTTTGATAAAACCATTGTGCCTGCATCGTTAAAAGATGCATTGCGAGCAGCCTTAAGTAGTTAA